A stretch of Amycolatopsis balhimycina FH 1894 DNA encodes these proteins:
- a CDS encoding FdhF/YdeP family oxidoreductase: MTREAPAQDVDETRLEVGKPKGWAAGIPGVAVSLARSVEQMGTGRTIKALRLLNQREGFDCPGCAWPEPREIDGEHRKLAEFCENGAKAVAEEATKRRVGREFFAAHPVSELRGKTGYWLGQQGRITEPFVLRDGATHYEPISWAAAFELVAGELKALTDPNEAIFYTSGRTSNEAAFLYQLLVRSFGTNNLPDCSNMCHESSGAALAATTGVGKGSVSLADIHQADLIVVVGQNPGTNHPRMLSALEEAKGNGAKIIAVNPLPEAGLMRFKNPQNVRGVVGKGTPLADEFAQIRLGGDLALFQAVGHLLLAWDAEAPGAIVDRAFVEQATEGFDDYAKHLREIDWPEVERATGLPREQIERVARMIASSERTIYCWAMGLTQHKHAVPTISEIANLALMRGMIGKPGAGLCPVRGHSNVQGDRTMGIWEKMPQSFLDALAAEFGVDVPREHGWDTVDAIRAMRDGRGKVFFAVGGNFASATPDSELTERALSSCALTVHVSTKLNRSHVVPGRSALILPTLGRTERDVQASGEQFVTVEDSMSQVHTSRGRLKPASEHLLSEVAIVCRLAETLFGAGHAVPWRTFETDYDLIRDRISRVVPGCADYNRRVREPDGFVLPHAPRDSREFTGTANGKGNFTVSPLEYPQVPEGRLLLQTMRSHDQYNTTIYGLSDRYRGIENARRVVLVNPDDLAELGLADGAVVDLVSEWRDDPERRAPAFRVVAYPTARGCAAAYFPEANALVALDSVADKSNTPVSKAIVVRLEPVREEPGREEPQP; this comes from the coding sequence ATGACCCGTGAAGCGCCGGCCCAGGACGTGGACGAGACCCGCCTCGAGGTGGGCAAGCCGAAGGGCTGGGCGGCCGGGATACCCGGCGTGGCCGTGTCGCTCGCGCGCAGCGTCGAGCAGATGGGCACCGGCCGGACGATCAAGGCGCTGCGGCTGCTGAACCAGCGCGAGGGCTTCGACTGCCCCGGCTGCGCGTGGCCGGAGCCACGGGAGATCGACGGCGAGCACCGCAAACTGGCCGAGTTCTGCGAAAACGGCGCCAAGGCCGTCGCCGAGGAAGCCACGAAACGGCGGGTCGGCCGGGAGTTCTTCGCCGCCCACCCGGTTTCCGAGCTGCGGGGGAAGACCGGCTACTGGCTGGGCCAGCAGGGCCGGATCACCGAGCCGTTCGTGCTGCGCGACGGCGCGACGCACTACGAGCCGATCTCCTGGGCCGCCGCCTTCGAGCTGGTCGCGGGCGAGCTCAAGGCGCTGACCGACCCGAACGAGGCGATCTTCTACACCTCGGGCCGCACCAGCAACGAAGCCGCGTTCCTCTACCAGCTGCTGGTGCGCTCCTTCGGCACCAACAACCTGCCGGACTGCTCCAACATGTGCCACGAGTCCTCGGGCGCGGCGCTGGCGGCCACCACCGGCGTCGGCAAGGGCTCGGTCAGCCTCGCGGACATCCACCAGGCCGACCTGATCGTCGTCGTCGGGCAGAACCCGGGCACCAACCACCCGCGGATGCTCTCGGCGCTCGAGGAAGCCAAGGGCAACGGCGCGAAGATCATCGCGGTCAACCCGCTGCCCGAGGCCGGGCTGATGCGGTTCAAGAACCCGCAGAACGTCCGCGGCGTCGTCGGCAAGGGCACGCCGCTGGCCGACGAGTTCGCCCAGATCCGCCTCGGCGGCGACCTGGCGCTGTTCCAGGCCGTCGGGCACCTGCTGCTGGCCTGGGACGCCGAGGCACCCGGCGCGATCGTGGACCGCGCGTTCGTCGAGCAGGCGACCGAGGGCTTCGACGACTACGCGAAGCACCTGCGCGAGATCGACTGGCCGGAGGTCGAGCGCGCGACCGGCCTCCCGCGCGAGCAGATCGAACGCGTCGCGCGGATGATCGCTTCGTCCGAGCGCACCATCTACTGCTGGGCGATGGGGCTCACGCAGCACAAGCACGCGGTGCCGACGATCTCCGAGATCGCGAACCTCGCGCTGATGCGCGGGATGATCGGCAAGCCCGGCGCCGGCCTGTGCCCGGTGCGCGGGCACTCGAACGTCCAGGGCGACCGGACGATGGGCATCTGGGAGAAGATGCCGCAGTCGTTCCTCGACGCCCTCGCCGCCGAGTTCGGCGTCGACGTCCCGCGCGAGCACGGCTGGGACACCGTCGACGCGATCCGCGCGATGCGCGACGGCCGCGGCAAGGTGTTCTTCGCCGTCGGCGGCAACTTCGCGTCGGCGACGCCGGACTCGGAGCTCACCGAGAGGGCGCTGAGCTCGTGCGCGCTGACCGTGCACGTGTCGACGAAGCTGAACCGCTCCCACGTCGTGCCCGGCCGGTCCGCGCTGATCCTGCCCACGCTCGGCCGCACCGAGCGCGACGTCCAGGCGAGCGGCGAGCAGTTCGTCACGGTCGAGGACTCGATGTCGCAGGTGCACACCTCGCGCGGGCGCCTGAAGCCGGCGAGCGAGCACCTGCTGTCCGAGGTCGCCATCGTCTGCCGGCTGGCCGAAACGCTGTTCGGCGCCGGGCACGCCGTGCCGTGGCGGACGTTCGAGACCGACTACGACCTGATCCGCGACCGGATTTCGCGGGTCGTGCCGGGCTGCGCCGACTACAACCGCCGCGTCCGCGAGCCCGACGGGTTCGTCCTGCCGCACGCGCCGCGCGACTCCCGCGAGTTCACCGGCACCGCGAACGGCAAGGGCAACTTCACCGTGTCGCCGCTGGAGTACCCGCAGGTGCCCGAGGGCAGGCTGCTGCTGCAGACCATGCGCAGCCACGACCAGTACAACACCACGATCTACGGGCTGTCCGACCGCTACCGCGGCATCGAGAACGCCCGGCGCGTGGTGCTCGTCAACCCGGACGACCTGGCCGAGCTGGGCCTGGCCGACGGCGCCGTGGTCGACCTCGTGTCCGAGTGGCGCGACGACCCGGAACGTCGCGCGCCGGCCTTCCGGGTCGTCGCGTACCCGACGGCGCGCGGCTGCGCGGCGGCGTACTTCCCGGAGGCGAACGCGCTGGTGGCACTGGACTCGGTCGCGGACAAGTCGAACACGCCGGTGTCGAAGGCCATCGTGGTCCGGCTCGAACCAGTCCGGGAAGAGCCAGGCCGGGAAGAGCCTCAGCCCTGA
- a CDS encoding valine--tRNA ligase, with product MTENAPQQTTDLPGAWDPAAEEAPMYDRWVAAGYFTADASSGKPPFSIVLPPPNVTGSLHMGHALNHTLMDAMSRRRRMQGYEVLWLPGMDHAGIATQNVVERQLAGEGLSRHDLGREKFVERVWEWKAEYGGKILGQMKRLGDGVDWSRERFTMDENLSKAVQTVFKNFFDEGLIYRAERIINWCPRCQTALSDIEVDHNDDDGELVSIRYGDGDNAIVVATTRSETMLGDTAVAVHPDDERYAHLVGTEVELPLTGRRIPIVADKHVDPEFGTGAVKVTPAHDPNDFEIGRRHDLPMLTIMNERAEITAPGPFEGLDRFEARPAVVAALREAGRIVAEKRPYVHAVGHCSRCDTVVEPRLSLQWWVKVEELAKLAGDAVRDGRTKIHPPELGKRYFDWVDNMHDWTISRQLWWGHRIPVWYGPDGEVVCVGPDEQPPSGAGWTQDPDVLDTWFSSGLWPMSTLGWPSSSEDLAKFYPTSVLSTGYDILFFWVVRMMMFGVHQMQGSQPFDHVYLHGLIRDAQGKKMSKSRGNVIDPLEWMDAYGADATRFTLARGANPGADMALADEWAAGSRNFCTKLWNATKFAMMNGASVDAPLPAAGDLTEADRWILGRLGALVSEVDGLFEDFQFAKVAGALYQFTWNELCDWYLELAKVQLYQGEPSRVSATRAVLGHVLDTVLRLLHPFIPFITEKLWTALTGGESLVVASWPAAPSGYADAVADTRIADVQKLVTEIRRFRADQGLKPGQKVAARLAGYTGGHEEAVRSLVRLTAPAPEFAASASLEVALADGVVTVELDLSGTVDVEAERKRLQKDLAAAQKELTQTEAKLGNDAFIAKAPEHVVEKIKARKETAVADIDRITARLAALPVS from the coding sequence GTGACCGAGAACGCTCCGCAGCAGACCACCGACCTTCCGGGTGCCTGGGACCCGGCCGCCGAGGAAGCACCGATGTACGACCGCTGGGTAGCGGCCGGGTACTTCACGGCCGACGCCTCGTCGGGGAAGCCGCCGTTCTCGATCGTACTGCCGCCGCCGAACGTCACCGGTTCGCTGCACATGGGCCACGCCCTCAACCACACGTTGATGGACGCGATGAGCCGCCGCCGGCGCATGCAGGGCTACGAGGTGCTCTGGCTGCCGGGCATGGACCACGCCGGTATCGCGACGCAGAACGTCGTCGAGCGCCAGCTGGCCGGCGAGGGCCTTTCGCGCCACGACCTGGGCCGCGAGAAGTTCGTCGAGCGCGTCTGGGAGTGGAAGGCCGAGTACGGCGGCAAGATCCTCGGCCAGATGAAGCGCCTCGGCGACGGCGTCGACTGGTCGCGCGAGCGGTTCACCATGGACGAGAACCTGTCGAAGGCCGTCCAGACGGTGTTCAAGAACTTCTTCGACGAGGGCCTGATCTACCGCGCCGAGCGGATCATCAACTGGTGCCCGCGCTGCCAGACGGCGCTGTCGGACATCGAGGTCGACCACAACGACGACGACGGCGAGCTCGTGTCGATCCGCTACGGCGACGGCGACAACGCGATCGTGGTCGCCACCACCCGCTCGGAGACGATGCTGGGCGACACCGCGGTCGCCGTCCACCCGGACGACGAGCGGTACGCGCACCTGGTCGGCACCGAGGTCGAGCTGCCGCTGACCGGCCGCCGCATCCCGATCGTGGCCGACAAGCACGTCGACCCCGAGTTCGGCACCGGTGCGGTGAAGGTCACCCCGGCGCACGACCCGAACGACTTCGAGATCGGCCGCCGGCACGACCTGCCGATGCTGACGATCATGAACGAGCGCGCCGAGATCACCGCGCCCGGGCCGTTCGAGGGCCTCGACCGGTTCGAGGCGCGCCCGGCGGTCGTCGCCGCGCTGCGGGAGGCCGGCCGGATCGTCGCCGAGAAGCGCCCGTACGTGCACGCGGTCGGGCACTGCTCGCGGTGCGACACGGTCGTCGAGCCGCGGCTGTCGCTGCAGTGGTGGGTCAAGGTCGAGGAGCTGGCCAAGCTGGCCGGCGACGCGGTCCGCGACGGCCGGACGAAGATCCACCCGCCGGAGCTGGGCAAGCGGTACTTCGACTGGGTCGACAACATGCACGACTGGACGATTTCGCGCCAGCTGTGGTGGGGTCACCGCATCCCGGTCTGGTACGGCCCCGACGGCGAGGTCGTGTGCGTCGGCCCCGACGAGCAGCCTCCGTCGGGCGCGGGCTGGACGCAGGACCCGGACGTCCTGGACACGTGGTTCTCCTCGGGCCTGTGGCCGATGTCGACGCTGGGCTGGCCCTCTTCTTCGGAAGATCTGGCCAAGTTCTACCCGACGAGTGTGCTCTCGACGGGCTACGACATCCTGTTCTTCTGGGTCGTCCGGATGATGATGTTCGGCGTCCACCAGATGCAGGGCTCGCAGCCCTTCGACCACGTCTACCTGCACGGCCTGATCCGCGACGCGCAGGGCAAGAAGATGTCCAAGTCGCGCGGCAACGTGATCGACCCGCTGGAGTGGATGGACGCCTACGGCGCGGACGCGACCCGGTTCACCCTGGCCCGCGGCGCGAACCCGGGCGCGGACATGGCACTGGCCGACGAGTGGGCGGCGGGCTCCCGCAACTTCTGCACGAAGCTGTGGAACGCGACGAAGTTCGCGATGATGAACGGCGCTTCGGTCGATGCTCCGCTGCCTGCTGCCGGGGACCTGACGGAGGCGGACCGCTGGATCCTGGGCCGCCTCGGCGCGCTGGTGTCCGAAGTGGACGGCCTGTTCGAGGACTTCCAGTTCGCGAAGGTGGCGGGCGCGCTCTACCAGTTCACCTGGAACGAGCTGTGCGACTGGTACCTGGAGCTGGCGAAGGTCCAGCTGTACCAAGGGGAACCCTCGCGCGTCTCGGCGACCCGCGCTGTCCTCGGCCACGTGCTGGACACGGTGCTGCGGCTGCTGCACCCGTTCATCCCGTTCATCACGGAGAAGCTCTGGACGGCGTTGACGGGTGGCGAGTCGCTGGTCGTCGCTTCGTGGCCCGCCGCTCCTTCGGGTTATGCCGATGCGGTGGCCGACACCCGGATCGCGGACGTCCAGAAGCTGGTGACGGAGATCCGCCGCTTCCGCGCGGACCAGGGCCTCAAGCCGGGCCAGAAGGTGGCGGCGCGGCTCGCGGGGTACACCGGCGGCCACGAGGAAGCGGTCCGCTCGCTGGTCCGGCTGACGGCGCCGGCTCCGGAATTCGCGGCGAGCGCGTCACTGGAGGTGGCACTGGCGGACGGCGTGGTGACGGTGGAGCTGGACCTCTCCGGCACGGTCGACGTCGAGGCGGAGCGCAAGCGCCTGCAGAAGGACCTGGCGGCGGCCCAGAAGGAGCTGACGCAGACGGAGGCCAAGCTCGGCAACGACGCGTTCATCGCGAAGGCCCCGGAGCACGTGGTCGAGAAGATCAAGGCGCGCAAGGAAACGGCGGTCGCGGACATCGACCGCATCACGGCCCGGCTGGCGGCGCTCCCGGTCTCCTGA
- a CDS encoding SGNH/GDSL hydrolase family protein, producing the protein MRITRLLVAVSSAAILLTTAATASATAGFHHYVALGDSYTSGPFIPAQRLDPLGCGRSTANYPSVVAAALHVGAFTDVSCAGADTTDLARPQQVPLNGTNAPQLDALRLDTDLVTVGIGGNDFDLFDRLVTTCPGLRPSDPTGNPCEEHFATNGVDTVKTVIGTIRPRIDAALGAIRQRSPGARVLVVGYPRIAPENGYCPDVLPFADGDYAWLNQVERDLNQALEDAAANGDAEFVDTYGPSRGHDACARGGSAWINGKDQDVFAAAAYHPVKAGMAGVAAVVLKALR; encoded by the coding sequence ATGCGCATCACCCGGCTGCTCGTCGCCGTCTCCTCGGCAGCCATCCTCCTGACCACCGCGGCCACCGCGTCGGCGACGGCGGGGTTCCACCACTACGTCGCCCTCGGCGACTCGTACACCTCCGGGCCGTTCATCCCGGCCCAGCGGCTCGACCCGCTCGGCTGCGGGCGCTCGACGGCGAACTACCCGTCGGTCGTGGCGGCGGCGCTGCACGTCGGCGCGTTCACCGACGTCAGCTGCGCCGGCGCCGACACGACCGACCTGGCCCGCCCCCAGCAGGTGCCCTTGAACGGCACGAACGCCCCGCAGCTGGACGCCCTGCGCCTCGACACCGACCTGGTCACCGTCGGCATCGGCGGCAACGACTTCGACCTCTTCGACCGGCTGGTCACGACGTGCCCGGGGCTGCGGCCGAGCGACCCCACGGGCAACCCCTGCGAAGAGCACTTCGCGACCAACGGCGTCGACACGGTGAAGACGGTCATCGGCACCATCCGGCCGCGGATCGACGCGGCGCTGGGCGCCATCCGCCAGCGCTCACCGGGCGCGCGGGTGCTCGTCGTCGGCTACCCGCGAATCGCACCGGAGAACGGCTACTGCCCGGACGTCCTGCCGTTCGCCGACGGCGACTACGCCTGGCTGAACCAGGTCGAGCGCGACCTGAACCAGGCCCTCGAAGATGCCGCGGCGAACGGCGACGCTGAGTTCGTGGACACGTACGGCCCCTCCCGCGGCCACGACGCGTGCGCCCGCGGCGGCTCGGCGTGGATCAACGGCAAGGACCAGGACGTGTTCGCGGCGGCCGCGTACCACCCGGTGAAGGCGGGAATGGCCGGCGTGGCGGCGGTGGTGCTCAAGGCATTGCGCTGA
- a CDS encoding MarR family winged helix-turn-helix transcriptional regulator, whose product MGEVSPHVAESAGWIRAVVGQLHRRLRQVDNAGILTPSQSAVLHRLYRDGPATQGELAAAEHVRQQSMAATLGVLDELGYLARTPDPADRRRVVISLSADGTDTVRGIQRHRDEWLAQALVDELSPAELDAVTRALPLLQRVAQH is encoded by the coding sequence ATGGGCGAAGTATCTCCGCACGTGGCCGAGAGCGCCGGCTGGATCCGCGCGGTCGTCGGGCAGCTGCACCGGCGGCTGCGCCAGGTCGACAACGCCGGCATCCTCACGCCATCGCAGTCCGCCGTGCTGCACCGGCTCTATCGCGACGGCCCCGCCACGCAGGGTGAGCTGGCCGCCGCCGAGCACGTCCGGCAGCAGTCGATGGCCGCCACCCTCGGCGTCCTCGACGAGCTGGGCTACCTCGCCCGCACGCCCGACCCCGCCGACCGGCGCCGCGTGGTGATCAGCCTCTCCGCCGACGGCACCGACACCGTGCGCGGGATCCAGCGGCACCGCGACGAGTGGCTCGCCCAGGCGCTGGTGGACGAACTGTCCCCCGCCGAACTCGACGCCGTCACCCGCGCGTTGCCGCTGCTGCAGCGCGTGGCTCAGCACTGA
- a CDS encoding class I SAM-dependent methyltransferase, translating into MPFNHNDHYHPLLLDLLPPGPGIALDVGCGTGRFARRLAATGMAVEAVDVSAAMVEAAAGLGSPGPGEIVYRRADVTTDALPERHYDYVSCLASLHHMPFETVTKLRRALVPGGVLVVLGLARPSTPADWARAVAAVPVNALARLVVYAGERLNGGPEPGPKAPVADDFPTLAEVRREAARLLPGSTVRPLLFWRTLITYREQGDGDPTGG; encoded by the coding sequence ATGCCGTTCAACCACAACGACCACTACCACCCGCTCCTGCTGGATCTGCTGCCGCCGGGACCGGGGATCGCGCTGGACGTCGGGTGCGGCACCGGCCGGTTCGCCCGGCGGCTGGCCGCGACCGGCATGGCGGTGGAGGCGGTCGACGTCTCGGCGGCGATGGTCGAGGCGGCGGCGGGGCTGGGGTCGCCGGGCCCCGGCGAGATCGTCTACCGGCGGGCCGACGTCACCACCGACGCCCTGCCCGAGCGGCACTACGACTACGTCTCGTGCCTGGCGTCCCTGCACCACATGCCGTTCGAGACGGTCACCAAGCTGCGCCGCGCGCTGGTGCCGGGCGGCGTGCTCGTGGTGCTCGGCCTGGCGAGACCCAGCACGCCCGCGGACTGGGCGCGGGCCGTCGCGGCGGTCCCGGTCAACGCGCTCGCGCGGCTGGTCGTCTACGCGGGCGAGCGGCTGAACGGCGGTCCCGAACCGGGTCCGAAGGCGCCGGTCGCCGACGACTTCCCGACGCTGGCCGAGGTGCGCCGTGAGGCGGCCCGGCTGCTGCCCGGGAGCACGGTCCGGCCGTTGCTGTTCTGGCGGACGTTGATCACTTACCGTGAGCAAGGTGACGGTGACCCGACTGGCGGGTGA
- a CDS encoding LysR family transcriptional regulator has protein sequence MNGDAVELRQLRYFVAVAEELHFGRAAERLHIVQPAVSQQVRRLERELDVPLFGRTTRSVSLTEAGQRFLPHARAVLAAAGRAADSVAEFRASAALVRLGTSEGLGDRLDLLLGAFARLAPSAQLELVHAPTPQRLQRVRDGSLDATIVRGSWPASGLDFTPLWTDEVWVALPDSHPLAASDVVPFASLAPLPLRISSPERNRPLFDLVLSCCREAGFEPVLGKEFTTAQDTLGTLGFGRPHWTVFYRAHAKLLPVPGVVFRPLTDPSPRMPTSLATPSDRRLTPELVALIEAARAIDAG, from the coding sequence ATGAATGGGGACGCCGTGGAGCTTCGTCAGCTCAGGTATTTCGTGGCGGTCGCCGAGGAGCTGCACTTCGGGCGGGCCGCGGAGCGGCTGCACATCGTCCAGCCCGCGGTGAGCCAGCAGGTCCGGCGGCTGGAGCGGGAACTGGATGTCCCGCTGTTCGGGCGGACGACACGCAGCGTGTCTCTGACGGAGGCCGGCCAGCGGTTCCTGCCGCACGCACGGGCGGTCCTGGCGGCGGCCGGCCGGGCGGCGGATTCGGTGGCGGAGTTCCGGGCCTCGGCGGCATTGGTGCGTTTGGGCACGAGCGAGGGTCTGGGCGACCGCTTGGACCTCTTGCTCGGAGCCTTCGCGCGGCTGGCACCTTCGGCACAGCTGGAGCTGGTCCACGCGCCGACTCCCCAACGGCTGCAACGAGTCCGCGACGGTTCCTTGGACGCGACCATCGTGCGCGGTTCGTGGCCCGCTTCCGGCCTCGACTTCACTCCTCTGTGGACGGACGAGGTCTGGGTCGCGCTGCCGGATTCCCACCCACTGGCCGCTTCGGACGTGGTTCCGTTCGCTTCCCTGGCGCCGTTGCCGCTGCGGATCAGCTCACCGGAACGGAACCGGCCGTTGTTCGACCTGGTGCTCTCCTGCTGCCGGGAAGCGGGGTTCGAACCGGTTCTGGGCAAGGAGTTCACGACGGCGCAGGACACCCTGGGGACGCTGGGCTTCGGCCGTCCACACTGGACGGTGTTCTACCGGGCGCACGCCAAGCTGCTGCCGGTTCCGGGGGTGGTGTTCCGGCCGCTGACGGACCCGTCACCACGGATGCCGACCTCCCTGGCGACCCCCTCGGACCGGCGGCTGACCCCGGAACTGGTGGCGCTGATCGAAGCCGCGCGGGCCATCGACGCCGGCTGA
- a CDS encoding MFS transporter, translating to MAGAVLNPINSTLIAVALVPIGRSFGAGPGQTAWLISALYLATAVGQPVVGLLVDRYGARRVLLGGATLVIVAGIAGMIPISVGWLTGVRVVLGLGTCAGFPAAMAVLRHHAEATGQGVPARVLSVLSMSAQTVMVIGPTLGGVLIGLFGWPAIFAVNIPLAGLSLVLALLWVPKDDRGERTATRIDVLGIALFSATLLALLFFLMNPGADLWLLAVVAAAGTAFTLVELRRGAPFLDLRMLAANRAILRTYLRQSLSFMAIYAIMFGYVQWLETARGLSEEAAGLMLLPMSGTAVCAAAFSGRASGIKARLVTVAVALVGGSALLLFVHDGTGVGALLALAGLFGLAQGLTSVANQTTLYREAPAGQMGTASGLFRTAQYLGAIVASTLIALCYGPHAGSAGLHRLALALIAITGLLLVVTVADRGLRTAEA from the coding sequence GTGGCCGGCGCGGTGCTCAACCCGATCAACTCCACGCTCATCGCCGTCGCGCTCGTGCCGATCGGACGCAGCTTCGGGGCCGGTCCCGGCCAGACCGCCTGGCTCATTTCGGCGCTGTACCTGGCCACCGCGGTCGGGCAGCCGGTGGTCGGCCTGCTGGTCGACCGCTACGGCGCCCGCCGCGTCCTGCTCGGCGGCGCGACGCTGGTGATCGTCGCCGGGATCGCGGGCATGATCCCGATCTCGGTCGGCTGGCTGACCGGCGTCCGGGTCGTGCTCGGCCTGGGCACGTGCGCCGGGTTCCCGGCGGCGATGGCCGTGCTGCGTCACCACGCCGAGGCGACCGGCCAGGGTGTGCCCGCGCGTGTGTTGTCGGTGCTGTCGATGTCCGCGCAGACGGTGATGGTGATCGGCCCGACGCTCGGCGGGGTACTCATCGGCCTCTTCGGCTGGCCCGCGATCTTCGCCGTGAACATCCCGCTCGCCGGCCTGTCGCTGGTGCTGGCGCTGCTGTGGGTGCCGAAGGACGACCGCGGCGAGCGCACCGCCACCCGGATCGACGTGCTCGGCATCGCGTTGTTCTCCGCCACCCTGCTCGCGCTCCTGTTCTTCCTGATGAACCCCGGCGCGGACCTCTGGCTGCTCGCCGTGGTCGCCGCGGCCGGGACCGCCTTCACGCTGGTGGAGCTGCGACGCGGGGCCCCGTTCCTCGACCTCCGGATGCTCGCGGCCAACCGCGCGATCCTGCGCACCTACCTGCGGCAGTCGCTGAGCTTCATGGCCATCTACGCGATCATGTTCGGGTACGTGCAGTGGCTCGAGACCGCGCGCGGTCTGAGCGAAGAAGCCGCCGGGCTGATGCTCCTGCCGATGTCGGGCACCGCCGTCTGCGCCGCGGCCTTCTCCGGGCGCGCGTCCGGGATCAAGGCGCGGCTGGTCACCGTCGCCGTAGCGCTGGTCGGCGGCTCCGCGTTGCTCCTGTTCGTCCACGACGGCACCGGGGTCGGCGCACTGCTCGCGCTGGCCGGGTTGTTCGGCCTGGCCCAGGGCCTGACCAGCGTCGCCAACCAGACGACGCTCTACCGCGAAGCCCCGGCCGGGCAGATGGGCACCGCGAGCGGCCTGTTCCGCACCGCCCAGTACCTCGGCGCGATCGTGGCCTCCACGCTCATCGCGCTCTGCTACGGGCCGCACGCAGGCTCCGCGGGCCTGCACCGGCTCGCCCTGGCCCTGATCGCCATCACCGGTCTCCTGCTCGTGGTCACCGTCGCCGACCGCGGACTGCGCACCGCCGAAGCCTGA
- a CDS encoding alpha/beta fold hydrolase, protein MPYLDVNGTRLHYEDAGTGPALLLLHGWGTSGRVWYSCLPDLVRDHRVVTLDWRGCGRSDHPADGNTIDGVTADLVKTIEALKIKPTVVGSSIGGVFATELALARPDLVDHVVVVDGPGYWPSTGMLDQIHDLRKQLADDRAGTVAGWAPGWFAAGAARELVDWTVRQLLDSGPYIDELFTECTTYDPRPRLKGLAVPITYLHGELDAQIPLEVPRGCAAETPGARVHVLAGCGHVPHQENPRAFTAALRTIAA, encoded by the coding sequence ATGCCCTACTTGGACGTCAACGGAACCCGCCTCCACTACGAAGACGCCGGCACCGGCCCCGCCCTGCTGCTCCTGCACGGCTGGGGGACCAGCGGCCGCGTCTGGTACTCGTGCCTGCCCGATCTCGTGCGCGACCACCGCGTCGTCACCCTCGACTGGCGCGGGTGCGGCCGCTCGGACCACCCGGCCGACGGCAACACCATCGACGGCGTCACGGCCGACCTCGTGAAGACGATCGAGGCGCTGAAGATCAAACCCACGGTCGTCGGGTCGAGCATCGGCGGCGTCTTCGCCACCGAGCTGGCCCTCGCCCGGCCGGACCTCGTCGACCACGTCGTCGTGGTCGACGGCCCGGGCTACTGGCCGAGCACCGGCATGCTCGACCAGATTCATGACCTGCGTAAACAGCTCGCCGACGATCGGGCAGGCACGGTGGCGGGCTGGGCGCCGGGCTGGTTCGCCGCGGGCGCCGCGCGCGAACTCGTCGACTGGACCGTCCGCCAGCTGCTCGACTCCGGCCCTTACATCGACGAGCTGTTCACCGAATGCACCACCTACGACCCGCGGCCCCGGCTCAAGGGCCTCGCCGTCCCGATCACCTACCTGCACGGCGAGCTGGACGCCCAGATCCCGCTCGAGGTACCGCGCGGCTGCGCGGCGGAGACCCCCGGCGCCCGCGTGCACGTGCTCGCCGGCTGCGGGCACGTCCCGCACCAGGAAAACCCGCGCGCGTTCACCGCCGCGCTCCGGACCATCGCCGCCTGA
- a CDS encoding alpha/beta fold hydrolase, protein MPKVTLGDTVVHYDRTGDGPALLLLHGTAASREQWEPLTTQASGFTVLAPDFPGSGLTTDDGGPITVEALAAQAEAVLDHSGAGPAHVVGHSLGAVVAAQLAGTHPDRVRSAVLHAAWPVTDVRQDAEFRYWLDLLETGTFARMLPLMAFGPRYWEQTTAEGNEQLVKTLETVIQPGADRQIEADRAVDLRPVLGRITAPVLVLGSAHDRLVTADQQRELVAAIPDARAAEIDAGHGAPAELPDEFARLVLDFVSAMP, encoded by the coding sequence ATGCCCAAAGTGACGCTCGGAGACACCGTCGTCCACTACGACCGGACCGGCGACGGCCCGGCGCTGCTCCTGCTGCACGGCACCGCCGCGTCCCGCGAACAGTGGGAACCGCTGACCACGCAGGCGAGCGGCTTCACCGTCCTGGCTCCCGACTTCCCCGGCTCCGGCCTGACCACCGACGACGGCGGCCCGATCACCGTCGAAGCCCTCGCCGCCCAGGCCGAAGCCGTGCTGGACCACTCCGGGGCCGGCCCCGCCCACGTCGTCGGGCACTCGCTCGGCGCGGTGGTCGCGGCCCAGCTGGCCGGCACCCACCCGGACCGGGTGCGCTCGGCAGTGCTGCACGCCGCCTGGCCGGTCACCGACGTCCGGCAGGACGCCGAGTTCCGCTACTGGCTGGACCTGCTCGAAACCGGCACCTTCGCCCGCATGCTCCCGCTGATGGCCTTCGGCCCGCGCTACTGGGAGCAGACCACGGCGGAGGGCAACGAGCAGCTGGTCAAGACGCTGGAAACGGTGATCCAGCCCGGCGCGGACCGGCAGATCGAGGCCGACCGCGCCGTCGACCTGCGGCCGGTGCTCGGGCGGATCACCGCGCCGGTGCTGGTGCTCGGCAGCGCGCACGACCGGCTCGTCACGGCGGACCAGCAGCGTGAGCTGGTCGCCGCGATCCCGGACGCGCGCGCCGCCGAAATCGACGCGGGGCACGGTGCTCCGGCCGAGCTGCCGGACGAGTTCGCCCGGCTCGTGCTGGACTTCGTCAGCGCAATGCCTTGA